From Streptomyces sp. NBC_01754, a single genomic window includes:
- a CDS encoding GNAT family N-acetyltransferase — MAAENTSVEIRDDREHGKLVAHEDGAPAGSIAYFVMYPEPGALVAVHTVVGPEYQGRGIAGALAREFYALASSEGVPAVPLCPYVAKWAQRHPEQAPAAPEELVEGARRQLGSHPGLL; from the coding sequence ATGGCAGCAGAGAACACGTCGGTCGAGATCCGGGACGACCGGGAGCACGGCAAGCTCGTTGCCCACGAGGACGGTGCGCCCGCCGGGAGCATCGCGTACTTCGTGATGTACCCGGAACCGGGTGCCCTCGTCGCCGTGCACACCGTCGTCGGGCCGGAGTACCAGGGCAGGGGCATCGCGGGCGCGCTGGCCCGTGAGTTCTACGCCCTCGCGTCCAGCGAGGGGGTCCCCGCCGTGCCGCTCTGTCCGTACGTCGCGAAATGGGCCCAGCGCCACCCGGAGCAGGCGCCCGCGGCCCCGGAAGAGCTGGTGGAAGGGGCGCGGCGGCAGCTCGGGTCGCATCCCGGTCTGCTCTGA
- a CDS encoding diaminopimelate decarboxylase, whose protein sequence is MTPTTSAAPLAPPPAGRSAGFAEALRQAVADGLLGEEQPVAGFLDTDGVRRSVAALHAAFDAVPGVPVLHTFAAKAASLVPVLRLLAACGMGCEVASPGELRLAVEAGFAPERIVLDSPAKTREELRLALALGVAVNADSLDELRRIGELRSPRSASVLGLRVNPQVGGGSIGAMSTATATSKFGVPLRDPGVREQVVDAFAQRGWLTRLHAHVGSQGCPPELIAEGIAETYRLAEEINEAVGVRRITGIDIGGGLPVNFTDDEDRPSFSDYVSALRAAAPGLFDGRYALVTEFGRSLLAKNGFIGARVEYTKDAGGRRIALTHAGAQVATRTVFMPDAWPLRIGAFDAEGLPRKGPLLAQDIAGPCCFAGDVVAHARELPELREGDFVALYDTGAYYFSTHWAYNSLPRPAVYGFVRDDADGGGVRFAPVRDAQSLDSVAAESGLDHADSLTALGTGLPAGRGDEDRNR, encoded by the coding sequence ATGACACCGACCACCTCCGCCGCACCCCTGGCCCCTCCCCCGGCCGGACGCTCCGCCGGGTTCGCCGAGGCCCTCCGCCAAGCCGTCGCGGACGGACTGCTCGGCGAGGAACAGCCCGTCGCCGGCTTCCTGGACACGGACGGCGTGCGGCGTTCGGTCGCCGCCCTGCACGCCGCCTTCGACGCGGTGCCCGGCGTACCCGTGCTGCACACGTTCGCCGCGAAGGCGGCCTCGCTGGTCCCGGTACTGCGGCTGCTCGCCGCGTGCGGGATGGGGTGCGAGGTGGCGAGCCCCGGTGAGCTGCGTCTGGCCGTCGAGGCCGGATTCGCACCCGAGAGGATCGTTCTCGACTCCCCCGCCAAGACCCGGGAGGAACTCCGGCTGGCGTTGGCACTCGGCGTGGCCGTGAACGCCGACAGCCTCGACGAGCTCCGCCGGATCGGGGAGCTGCGCTCACCGCGATCGGCATCGGTCCTCGGGCTGCGCGTGAATCCGCAGGTGGGCGGCGGTTCCATCGGTGCGATGAGCACGGCGACGGCCACCTCGAAGTTCGGTGTGCCCCTGCGCGATCCGGGGGTCCGCGAACAGGTGGTGGATGCCTTCGCACAACGTGGGTGGCTGACCCGGCTGCATGCCCACGTGGGTTCCCAGGGTTGTCCGCCTGAGCTCATCGCGGAAGGCATCGCCGAGACGTACCGGCTGGCCGAGGAGATCAACGAGGCGGTGGGGGTCCGCCGGATCACCGGGATCGACATCGGTGGCGGCCTCCCGGTCAACTTCACCGACGACGAGGACCGGCCCTCCTTCTCCGACTACGTGTCCGCGCTCCGCGCCGCGGCGCCCGGCCTCTTCGACGGCCGGTACGCCCTGGTCACCGAGTTCGGCCGGTCGCTGCTCGCCAAGAACGGCTTCATCGGGGCGCGGGTGGAGTACACGAAGGACGCGGGCGGCCGGCGTATCGCCCTCACCCACGCGGGCGCGCAGGTCGCCACCCGCACGGTCTTCATGCCTGACGCCTGGCCGCTGCGGATCGGGGCCTTCGACGCGGAAGGCCTTCCCCGCAAGGGCCCGCTCCTGGCCCAGGACATCGCCGGGCCGTGCTGCTTCGCCGGGGACGTGGTGGCCCATGCCCGCGAGCTGCCCGAGCTGCGGGAGGGCGACTTCGTGGCCCTGTACGACACCGGCGCGTACTACTTCTCGACGCACTGGGCCTACAACAGCCTGCCCCGGCCCGCGGTGTACGGCTTCGTCCGCGACGACGCGGACGGGGGCGGAGTGCGGTTCGCACCGGTACGCGACGCGCAGTCGCTGGATTCGGTGGCCGCGGAGAGCGGTCTGGACCATGCCGACTCCCTGACCGCTCTGGGCACCGGGCTGCCCGCGGGCCGCGGCGACGAAGACCGCAACCGGTAG
- the panD gene encoding aspartate 1-decarboxylase → MMRTMFKSKIHRATVTQADLHYVGSVTIDADLMDAADLLPGELVHIVDIDNGARLETYVIEGERGSGVIGINGAAAHLVHPGDLVILISYAQVDDAEARALVPSVVHVDADNRIVDLGADASAPVPGSRTERSPHAVPAS, encoded by the coding sequence ATGATGCGTACCATGTTCAAGTCCAAGATTCATCGTGCCACGGTGACCCAGGCCGATCTGCACTACGTCGGCTCCGTGACCATCGACGCGGACCTCATGGACGCCGCCGACCTGCTGCCGGGCGAGCTCGTTCATATCGTGGACATCGACAACGGTGCCAGGCTCGAGACGTACGTCATCGAGGGCGAGCGCGGCTCCGGCGTCATCGGCATCAACGGCGCGGCCGCGCACCTCGTGCACCCCGGCGACCTCGTCATTCTGATCAGTTACGCCCAGGTCGACGACGCCGAGGCCCGCGCGCTCGTCCCGAGCGTCGTGCACGTCGACGCCGACAACCGCATCGTGGACCTGGGAGCGGACGCCTCGGCGCCCGTACCCGGCAGCCGCACCGAGCGGAGCCCGCACGCGGTCCCCGCGTCGTAG